From Acidipropionibacterium acidipropionici, one genomic window encodes:
- a CDS encoding acyl-CoA carboxylase subunit beta has protein sequence MMPDGGSQETPEEPGRQAHSTADGHLGRLRRIRERAVLGGGAGALERQHQKGKLSARERLAILLDDGSFQELGALAAHQVTDFGMSEKRFPGDGVVTGLGKINGRRVAVYAQDFTVLGGSFSQVQAQKINRVQDLALESGIPIVGLNDSGGARVQEGVRSLAAYGEVFSRNVRSSGVIPQISVIMGPCAGGAVYSPALTDFTIMVDETSAMFLTGPGVVASVTGEQVSAQELGGAGVHAGRSGNAQFEASSEAEAIELVQLLLSYLPSNTAEEAPALVTDDSPDRMDDALNSVVPADEGLAYDMRAVLESVVDAESLLEVHKGFAPNAIVAFARLDGRPVGIVANQPAVMSGVLDIDSSDKISRFVRICDVYSIPVITFVDCPGYLPGVEQEYNGVIRHGAKIIYAYCQATVPKISVTVRKAIGGSYVALSSKQMGADVTFAWPTAQIAVMGAEGAAPLINGRAIREAADPDAARDQFVEEYREQFLNPYRAADLGQIDEVIEPRETRPRLIRALEVLQTKVADTVPKKHGLFPV, from the coding sequence ATGATGCCCGATGGCGGGTCGCAGGAGACGCCGGAGGAGCCCGGCCGGCAGGCTCACAGCACGGCGGACGGGCACCTGGGCCGGCTGCGCCGGATCCGCGAGCGGGCTGTCCTGGGGGGTGGCGCCGGAGCTCTGGAACGCCAGCACCAGAAGGGCAAGCTCAGCGCCCGGGAGAGACTCGCAATCCTTCTCGACGACGGGTCATTTCAGGAGCTCGGGGCCCTGGCCGCCCACCAGGTGACCGATTTCGGAATGTCCGAGAAGCGCTTTCCCGGAGACGGCGTCGTCACCGGGCTGGGCAAGATCAACGGCCGCCGGGTGGCCGTGTACGCCCAGGACTTCACCGTTCTCGGCGGGTCATTCAGCCAGGTCCAGGCGCAGAAGATCAACCGCGTCCAGGATCTCGCCCTGGAGAGCGGCATCCCGATCGTCGGCCTCAACGACTCCGGCGGCGCCCGGGTACAGGAGGGGGTCCGCAGCCTGGCCGCCTACGGCGAGGTGTTCTCGCGAAATGTCAGGTCATCGGGTGTCATACCGCAGATCAGCGTCATCATGGGGCCCTGCGCCGGCGGTGCCGTCTACTCCCCGGCGCTGACCGACTTCACCATCATGGTCGACGAGACCTCCGCGATGTTCCTCACCGGCCCCGGCGTGGTGGCCTCGGTGACCGGCGAGCAGGTGAGCGCCCAGGAGCTCGGCGGGGCCGGCGTCCACGCCGGGCGCAGCGGCAACGCGCAGTTCGAGGCCTCCTCGGAGGCCGAGGCGATCGAACTGGTCCAACTGCTGCTGAGCTACCTGCCCTCCAATACCGCCGAGGAGGCACCGGCCCTGGTCACCGACGACTCCCCGGACCGGATGGACGATGCCCTCAACTCCGTCGTCCCCGCCGATGAGGGCCTCGCCTACGACATGCGCGCCGTCCTGGAATCCGTCGTCGACGCCGAGAGCCTGCTGGAGGTGCACAAGGGCTTCGCCCCCAACGCCATCGTCGCCTTCGCCAGGCTGGACGGCCGCCCGGTCGGCATCGTCGCCAACCAGCCCGCCGTGATGTCCGGGGTGCTCGACATCGACTCCTCGGACAAGATCAGCCGCTTCGTGCGGATCTGCGACGTCTACTCGATCCCCGTCATCACCTTCGTCGACTGCCCTGGATATCTGCCCGGCGTCGAGCAGGAGTACAACGGCGTCATCCGGCACGGCGCCAAGATCATCTACGCCTACTGCCAGGCCACCGTCCCGAAGATCTCGGTGACCGTCCGCAAGGCCATCGGCGGGTCCTATGTGGCCCTGAGCTCCAAGCAGATGGGGGCCGACGTCACCTTCGCCTGGCCCACCGCGCAGATCGCCGTGATGGGCGCCGAGGGGGCCGCACCGCTCATCAACGGGCGGGCGATCCGCGAGGCCGCCGACCCCGACGCGGCCCGCGACCAGTTCGTCGAGGAGTACCGCGAGCAGTTCCTCAATCCGTATCGGGCCGCCGACCTGGGCCAGATCGACGAGGTGATCGAGCCCCGCGAGACCAGGCCGCGGCTCATCCGCGCCCTGGAGGTGCTGCAGACCAAGGTCGCCGACACCGTGCCCAAGAAGCACGGCCTGTTCCCGGTCTGA
- a CDS encoding phosphoglucomutase/phosphomannomutase family protein, whose translation MADEIEFGTGGWRAVIADTFTKANVRRVAQGLADRIHDEDVADRPVVIGYDQRFLSPEFAWWAAEVLAGNGIHVRVIDRPAPTPMIMWTVRDKGCAYGMAITASHNPATYNGIKIFTEGGRDAEVEVTGPLQAHINTIADADIKALGRDEAVEQGLVRVQTSMNWYIDSILDQVDLDVIRHAHLKIVLDPMFGVSKTCLQTILLTARCDVDTIHERRDTLFGGRLPSPNSKTLKALAGVVVERGADLGIATDGDADRLGIIDDRGNFLHPNQILVLLYSYLLEEKGWIGPCVRNLATTHLLDRVAEAHGQTCYEVPVGFKWVSSKMAETGAVIGGESSGGLTVKGHIAGKDGVYAGTLLVEMIARKGKPLSQIYADIEKRYGRLEMIEDDFSFAPEAKEGLKKRIYIDQDLPDFDVEIDHISDMDGIKVYFANGGWIIVRFSGTEPLLRVFCEMPDAASAQRCIDAVVAKYGL comes from the coding sequence ATGGCTGATGAGATCGAGTTCGGTACCGGAGGGTGGCGGGCCGTCATCGCCGACACCTTCACCAAGGCAAACGTCCGTCGGGTCGCCCAGGGCCTGGCCGACCGCATCCACGACGAGGACGTGGCCGACCGCCCCGTCGTCATCGGCTACGACCAGCGCTTCCTCTCCCCGGAATTCGCCTGGTGGGCCGCCGAGGTGCTCGCCGGCAACGGCATCCACGTCCGCGTCATCGACCGCCCCGCCCCCACCCCCATGATCATGTGGACCGTCCGCGACAAGGGCTGCGCCTACGGGATGGCGATCACCGCCTCCCACAACCCCGCCACCTACAACGGCATCAAGATCTTCACCGAGGGCGGCCGCGACGCCGAGGTGGAGGTCACCGGCCCCCTCCAGGCGCACATCAACACCATCGCCGACGCCGACATCAAGGCCCTGGGCCGCGACGAGGCCGTCGAACAGGGCCTGGTGAGGGTGCAGACCTCGATGAACTGGTACATCGACTCGATCCTCGACCAGGTGGATCTGGACGTCATCCGCCACGCCCACCTCAAGATCGTCCTCGACCCGATGTTCGGGGTCTCCAAGACCTGCCTGCAGACCATCCTGCTCACCGCCCGCTGCGACGTCGACACCATCCACGAGCGCCGCGACACCCTCTTCGGCGGGCGCCTGCCCTCCCCGAACTCCAAGACCCTCAAGGCTCTGGCCGGGGTGGTCGTCGAACGCGGCGCCGATCTGGGCATCGCCACCGACGGCGACGCCGACCGGCTCGGCATCATCGACGACCGGGGCAACTTCCTGCACCCCAACCAGATCCTCGTGCTGCTGTACTCCTACCTGCTGGAGGAGAAGGGCTGGATCGGCCCCTGCGTGCGAAACCTCGCCACCACCCACCTGCTCGACCGGGTCGCCGAGGCCCACGGGCAGACCTGCTACGAGGTGCCCGTCGGCTTCAAGTGGGTGTCCTCCAAGATGGCCGAGACCGGCGCGGTGATCGGCGGAGAGTCCTCCGGCGGCCTCACCGTCAAGGGCCACATCGCCGGTAAGGACGGCGTCTACGCGGGCACCCTGCTGGTGGAGATGATCGCCAGGAAGGGCAAGCCGCTCTCCCAGATCTACGCCGACATCGAGAAGCGCTACGGGCGCCTCGAGATGATCGAGGACGACTTCTCCTTCGCCCCCGAGGCCAAGGAGGGGCTCAAGAAGCGGATCTACATCGACCAGGACCTGCCCGATTTCGACGTCGAGATCGACCACATCTCCGACATGGACGGCATCAAGGTGTACTTCGCCAACGGAGGCTGGATCATCGTGCGGTTCTCCGGCACCGAACCCCTGCTGCGGGTCTTCTGCGAGATGCCCGACGCCGCCTCGGCCCAGCGGTGCATCGACGCGGTGGTGGCCAAGTACGGGCTCTAA
- a CDS encoding biotin/lipoyl-containing protein, which produces MTVRRYTITVAGTTHEIEVEETSATQFQVRVDGQQVEVELTAHQDVGDQPVVPQIDPRHESAPKAPRVPQQVRTRATGSPSPALTGGADLAYSMTAPMPGVIASVDAGPGDEVAKGQTVLVLEAMKMKNELHASRSGVIAEVLVAEGDQVKYGQTLLCFEKA; this is translated from the coding sequence ATGACCGTGCGCCGCTACACCATCACCGTCGCCGGCACCACCCACGAGATCGAGGTGGAGGAGACCAGCGCCACGCAGTTCCAGGTGCGCGTCGACGGGCAGCAGGTCGAGGTGGAGCTCACCGCCCATCAGGACGTCGGCGACCAGCCCGTCGTCCCGCAGATCGACCCCCGGCACGAATCGGCGCCCAAGGCACCCAGGGTGCCTCAGCAGGTCCGCACCCGCGCCACCGGGAGCCCCTCCCCGGCGCTCACCGGGGGAGCCGATCTCGCCTACTCCATGACCGCCCCGATGCCCGGGGTCATCGCTTCGGTCGACGCCGGGCCCGGCGACGAAGTGGCCAAGGGGCAGACGGTGCTGGTTCTGGAGGCCATGAAGATGAAGAACGAGCTGCACGCCAGTCGCTCCGGGGTCATCGCCGAGGTGCTCGTCGCCGAGGGCGACCAGGTGAAATACGGGCAGACCCTGCTGTGCTTCGAGAAGGCCTGA
- a CDS encoding NAD-dependent succinate-semialdehyde dehydrogenase: MTTTDRSLPTDLPNQLLIGGRWVDADESRTFDVIDPATEDVLISIADAGEDQGLDALTAAVDAQDAWAATAPRERAEILRRGWEIVTERKDDFARLMTLEMGKPLAEAYGEVTYGAEFLRWFSEEAVRIRGDYGILPEGKVRQLVMKRPVGPCLFITPWNFPLAMATRKSGPALAAGCTVIIRPASSTPLTTLLFAKAMQDAGLPDGVLNVITGLDHGVTDKILADRRLRKLSFTGSTPVGRHLLSQASEHVLRTSMELGGNAPFIVFEDADVDAAVEGAKGAKMRNMGEACISANRFIVHESVAEEFTEKFTAYMSGLVVGDGMEKGTDVGPIIGEGDRQKINALVESARNAGGTVLTGGEIPSGRGYFYPPTVITGVPADAEVMTTEIFGPVAPITTFSTEEEALRIANSVPVGLAGYVYTRDVDRIQRMGAKLETGMVGANIGVFSNAAAPFGGVKESGLGREGSYQGIEEFLETIYVALPNPA, translated from the coding sequence ATGACGACCACTGACCGCTCGCTGCCCACAGATCTTCCGAACCAGCTCCTCATCGGCGGACGATGGGTCGACGCCGACGAGAGTCGTACCTTCGACGTCATCGACCCCGCCACCGAGGACGTCCTCATCTCCATCGCCGACGCCGGTGAGGACCAGGGCCTCGACGCCCTGACCGCCGCCGTCGACGCCCAGGACGCCTGGGCCGCGACCGCCCCGCGCGAGCGCGCCGAGATCCTGCGCCGGGGATGGGAGATCGTCACCGAACGCAAGGACGACTTCGCCCGCCTCATGACCCTGGAGATGGGCAAGCCGCTCGCCGAGGCCTACGGCGAGGTGACCTACGGCGCCGAGTTCCTCCGCTGGTTCTCCGAGGAGGCCGTGCGGATCCGCGGCGACTACGGCATCCTCCCCGAGGGGAAGGTCCGCCAGCTCGTCATGAAGAGGCCGGTGGGCCCCTGCCTGTTCATCACCCCGTGGAACTTCCCCCTGGCGATGGCCACCCGCAAGTCCGGGCCCGCCCTCGCCGCCGGCTGCACCGTCATCATCCGGCCCGCGTCGTCCACCCCGCTCACCACCCTGCTCTTCGCCAAGGCGATGCAGGACGCCGGGCTGCCCGACGGCGTCCTCAACGTCATCACCGGCCTCGATCACGGCGTCACGGACAAGATCCTCGCCGACCGGCGCCTGCGCAAGCTCTCCTTCACCGGATCGACCCCGGTCGGGCGCCACCTGCTGTCCCAGGCCTCCGAGCATGTGCTGCGCACCTCGATGGAGTTGGGCGGCAACGCCCCCTTCATCGTCTTCGAGGACGCCGACGTCGACGCCGCCGTCGAGGGGGCCAAGGGCGCCAAGATGCGCAACATGGGCGAGGCCTGCATCTCCGCGAACCGGTTCATCGTCCACGAGTCGGTGGCCGAGGAGTTCACCGAGAAGTTCACGGCGTACATGTCCGGTCTGGTGGTCGGAGACGGGATGGAGAAGGGCACCGACGTCGGGCCGATCATCGGCGAGGGGGACCGACAGAAGATCAACGCCCTCGTCGAGTCGGCGAGGAACGCGGGAGGCACCGTGCTCACAGGCGGCGAGATCCCCTCGGGCAGGGGCTACTTCTACCCGCCCACGGTGATCACCGGGGTGCCCGCCGACGCCGAGGTGATGACCACCGAGATCTTCGGGCCGGTGGCCCCGATCACCACCTTCTCCACCGAGGAGGAGGCGCTCCGGATCGCCAACTCGGTGCCCGTGGGGCTGGCCGGCTACGTCTACACCCGAGATGTCGACCGCATCCAGCGGATGGGCGCGAAGCTGGAGACCGGCATGGTCGGCGCCAACATCGGCGTCTTCTCGAACGCCGCCGCCCCCTTCGGCGGGGTGAAGGAGTCCGGTCTGGGTCGTGAGGGCTCCTACCAGGGGATCGAGGAGTTCCTCGAGACCATCTACGTGGCCCTGCCGAACCCCGCCTGA
- a CDS encoding OadG family protein — translation MKNLGWGLEITLLGMGTVFLLLIGLMAVLMAIGRIDRLSLRRRRPGAVQPEGERAEGDGQPPDVVIADPSGLTPEQIAAVGVAVMVHADVRRKEAAPVNRVHPPGSRLWASRWVAIGRSAQMHNTQMHRTGR, via the coding sequence GTGAAGAACCTCGGATGGGGTCTTGAGATCACCCTGCTGGGCATGGGAACGGTGTTCCTGCTGCTCATCGGGCTGATGGCCGTACTCATGGCCATCGGGAGAATCGACCGGCTGAGTCTGCGCCGCCGCAGGCCCGGGGCGGTGCAGCCTGAGGGGGAACGGGCCGAGGGCGACGGGCAGCCCCCGGACGTCGTCATCGCCGACCCCTCCGGGCTCACCCCCGAGCAGATCGCGGCGGTCGGCGTCGCCGTCATGGTGCATGCCGACGTCCGACGCAAGGAGGCCGCACCGGTGAACCGCGTCCACCCGCCGGGATCACGGCTGTGGGCCAGCCGGTGGGTCGCCATCGGACGCTCCGCGCAGATGCACAACACCCAGATGCACAGAACAGGGAGATGA
- a CDS encoding HD domain-containing protein codes for MSPDDSDLIRRWERLGVESTKAAGLGSRLIARWGRPHRFYHGLEHLRGALDALERFGGGRLEAVAVFFHDSVWTLPSDPDHGADEARSADLARTWLVGALPAEQIEEVARLVMVTADHLPEAADPPGCRVSDADLAVLAAPWPRYAESVAGLRVEAGLAGPGTAEDWSALRRGQIAELLGRPWLYRVAPPAWETAARANLTRERDLLTIL; via the coding sequence GTGAGCCCCGACGACTCCGATCTCATACGGCGCTGGGAGCGGCTCGGCGTCGAGTCCACGAAGGCCGCGGGCCTCGGGTCCCGGCTCATCGCACGCTGGGGCCGGCCGCACCGCTTCTACCACGGCCTCGAGCATCTGAGAGGCGCCCTGGACGCCCTGGAGCGGTTCGGCGGGGGACGTCTGGAAGCGGTGGCGGTCTTCTTCCACGACTCCGTGTGGACCCTCCCTTCCGATCCTGATCATGGCGCTGACGAGGCACGATCCGCAGATCTGGCCAGAACCTGGCTGGTCGGCGCACTGCCCGCCGAGCAGATCGAGGAGGTGGCGCGACTGGTCATGGTGACCGCCGACCACCTCCCCGAGGCCGCGGATCCGCCGGGCTGCCGGGTCAGCGACGCCGACCTGGCGGTGCTCGCCGCGCCCTGGCCCCGCTACGCCGAGTCGGTCGCCGGGCTGCGGGTCGAGGCGGGGCTGGCCGGCCCGGGCACTGCCGAAGACTGGTCGGCGCTGCGGCGCGGCCAGATCGCCGAACTGCTGGGTCGCCCGTGGCTCTACCGGGTCGCGCCCCCGGCCTGGGAGACGGCCGCCCGGGCCAACCTCACCCGGGAGCGCGACCTCCTCACGATCCTCTGA
- a CDS encoding FtsX-like permease family protein — MNATWPILRMLARPTLADRRSWALPVTAFAVIATIILDVTAGAAMFWRIPGDMATTYRGLAGVAVVLLVLPLVTLASSATRLSARRRDDRLSALRLLGATSGTLRLLTLAESGAYALAGSLIGVVGYAITLPLLAMLPFNGGPIGVGSLLLGPLPLLGVIAALVVLALASSAVSLRRVEISPLGVAMRSSAQGVSRMRIIAGGALLAVAAGAAAIAPRLGMAAAPIIVIMVVLLAIGAGLTVINIVGPKLLAVHFRSRLRRARTAPALVAARMVLESPKAAWRQVSALGSVCFVGVAGGAGVALLSRTSGSGADRAEAILIGDIRTGIILTIVFAFATVACSVGINQTSAVLDRRDIEVGLDLVGMTAAEQEEVRRRAVLGPLWFVMAVSVLSSVAVLLPLVGAALVMSPVTMAVTAGVIAAGAGMVALGLRATHGTLAGVLEEGLARVE, encoded by the coding sequence GTGAACGCCACCTGGCCGATCCTGCGGATGCTGGCCCGCCCCACCCTGGCCGACCGCCGCTCCTGGGCGCTGCCGGTGACCGCCTTCGCCGTCATCGCGACGATCATCCTCGACGTCACCGCCGGCGCAGCGATGTTCTGGCGGATCCCCGGCGACATGGCGACCACCTACCGAGGGCTGGCCGGAGTCGCCGTGGTGTTGCTGGTGCTGCCCCTGGTGACGCTCGCCTCCTCCGCCACCCGGCTGTCGGCCAGACGCCGCGACGACCGTCTGTCGGCGCTTCGGCTGCTGGGGGCGACGTCGGGAACCCTGCGTCTGCTCACCCTCGCCGAGTCCGGCGCCTACGCCCTCGCCGGATCGTTGATCGGCGTGGTGGGTTACGCCATCACCCTGCCGCTGCTCGCCATGCTGCCCTTCAACGGCGGCCCCATCGGGGTGGGCTCCCTGCTGCTCGGTCCGCTTCCGCTGCTCGGCGTCATCGCCGCACTGGTGGTGCTGGCGCTGGCGAGCTCGGCGGTGAGCCTGCGACGGGTGGAGATCTCCCCTCTCGGGGTGGCGATGCGAAGCTCGGCGCAGGGGGTGTCGAGGATGCGGATCATCGCCGGCGGAGCCCTGCTGGCGGTGGCCGCCGGCGCCGCTGCGATCGCCCCGAGGCTAGGGATGGCGGCCGCGCCGATCATCGTGATCATGGTCGTGCTCCTGGCGATCGGAGCCGGCCTGACCGTGATCAACATCGTCGGGCCGAAGCTGCTGGCGGTGCACTTCCGAAGCCGGCTGCGCCGGGCCCGCACGGCGCCGGCCCTGGTGGCCGCCCGGATGGTGCTGGAGTCCCCTAAGGCGGCCTGGCGTCAGGTCTCGGCCCTCGGCTCGGTGTGCTTCGTCGGCGTGGCGGGCGGGGCCGGGGTGGCGCTGCTGAGCCGGACGTCGGGTTCGGGCGCCGATCGGGCCGAGGCGATCCTGATCGGCGACATCCGGACCGGCATCATCCTCACCATCGTCTTCGCCTTCGCGACGGTGGCCTGCTCGGTGGGCATCAACCAGACGTCGGCGGTACTGGACCGCCGCGACATCGAGGTGGGCCTGGATCTGGTGGGGATGACGGCCGCCGAGCAGGAGGAGGTCAGACGCCGTGCCGTGCTGGGGCCGCTGTGGTTCGTCATGGCGGTGTCTGTCCTCAGCTCGGTGGCGGTGCTGCTCCCCCTTGTGGGAGCGGCGTTGGTGATGTCACCGGTGACGATGGCGGTGACCGCCGGTGTCATCGCCGCCGGCGCCGGAATGGTCGCGCTGGGCCTGAGGGCGACCCACGGCACCCTGGCCGGGGTACTGGAGGAGGGGTTGGCCAGGGTGGAGTGA
- a CDS encoding sodium ion-translocating decarboxylase subunit beta: MDPTTWDNLLRGILNVQWQGLVMIAVGLLLIWLAIAKEYEPLLLLPIGAGCVLANMPVSSMLGEHGMLSIFYNVGVANELFPLLIFIGIGAMTDFGPLLENPKMVLLGAAGQFGIFLTLILALVLGFDRPEAASIGIIGAIDGPTSIYVSGKLAPGLLGPITVAAYSYMSLVPIIMPPVMRLLTTKKERTIRMAYSQRQISARTRIIFPIVVTIVVGILVPFALPLIGSLMLGNLMRESHVVERLTGAAQNELTNIVTLLLGLAIGSTMVGTQFLKVQTLMILVLGLVAFVLDTAAGVCFGKLLNVFSRDGFNPLIGAAGISAFPMAARVVQQEVSREDDGNFVLMHAMGANAAGQVASAMAGGVLLALMGSF, from the coding sequence ATGGACCCGACGACATGGGACAACCTGCTGAGGGGGATCCTCAACGTCCAGTGGCAGGGACTGGTGATGATCGCCGTCGGCCTGCTGCTCATCTGGCTGGCCATCGCCAAGGAGTACGAGCCCCTCCTGCTGCTGCCCATCGGCGCCGGCTGCGTGCTGGCCAATATGCCGGTCTCCTCGATGCTCGGCGAACACGGGATGCTCAGCATCTTCTACAACGTCGGCGTCGCCAACGAGCTCTTCCCGCTGCTCATCTTCATCGGGATCGGTGCGATGACCGACTTCGGGCCATTGCTGGAGAACCCGAAGATGGTGCTGCTGGGGGCGGCTGGCCAGTTCGGCATCTTCCTGACGCTGATCCTCGCCCTGGTGCTCGGCTTCGACCGCCCCGAGGCGGCGTCCATCGGCATCATCGGCGCCATCGACGGACCGACGTCGATCTACGTCTCCGGGAAGCTGGCCCCCGGCCTGCTGGGCCCCATCACGGTGGCCGCCTACTCCTACATGTCCCTGGTGCCGATCATCATGCCGCCGGTGATGAGGCTGCTCACCACCAAGAAGGAGCGCACCATCCGGATGGCCTACTCCCAGCGCCAGATCAGCGCTCGGACGCGCATCATCTTCCCCATCGTCGTCACCATCGTGGTGGGCATCCTGGTGCCCTTCGCGCTGCCGCTCATCGGATCGCTGATGCTCGGCAACCTGATGCGGGAGTCCCATGTGGTGGAGCGGCTCACCGGGGCCGCCCAGAACGAACTCACCAATATCGTCACCCTGCTGCTGGGCCTGGCGATCGGATCGACGATGGTCGGCACCCAGTTCCTCAAGGTGCAGACCCTGATGATCCTGGTGCTGGGGCTCGTCGCCTTCGTCCTGGACACCGCCGCCGGGGTGTGCTTCGGCAAACTGCTCAATGTGTTCTCCCGCGATGGCTTCAACCCGCTCATCGGGGCCGCCGGCATCAGCGCCTTCCCGATGGCCGCCCGGGTGGTGCAGCAGGAGGTGAGCAGGGAGGATGACGGCAACTTCGTCCTGATGCACGCCATGGGGGCCAACGCCGCCGGTCAGGTCGCCTCGGCGATGGCCGGGGGCGTGCTGCTGGCCCTGATGGGGAGTTTCTAG
- a CDS encoding acetate--CoA ligase family protein translates to MTTDLDCLFAPHRVAVVGAGTKPTNLGHMVVRNLLESNFQGVVYPINPKHESIGGVPAFPSVLETPESPDMAILCVPAAGVLGVVQQCAEAGIKGIVCLAAGFREVGPEGRAMEDKVVAVCRKNGMRLLGPNCLGLQVPERRLNATFAAHTPKPGNIALVSQSGALTAALIEWAIGKGIGFSKIATLGNAADVELAAMLDYLADDPETHSAVVYAESISDAQAFTSAARRFTAKKPLIVYKAGRFAASAKAAVSHTGAMAGADSVYNAAFERVGVTRVLRISDLYHTIELLAADRIAHKPTLAVVTNAGGPGVMSVDALAERGGRLAEISESTLDALNEVLPTAWSHANPIDVLGDAPAKRYEAAIAAAVTEEDADGILVILTPQAMTDIIGSADAVIAAAATTTKPVLAVWMGGGVENDKATAKLAAAGIPTFEFPENAVDAFMNEVASQDAVDAAAASIPAPADDFTPDREKAARLIASVPETGLLPETETKELFDAYGIPVALPKLATSADQAAELADAMGYPVVAKIASPDITHKTDVGGVVVGPQNAEEVKAAYEKIVANATAAVPEARIEGVVIEQMVPAGNAELILGSTRDASFGQTIMVAAGGTSAEILKDSALQLAPVDAGLARRMVESLRIWPLIKGYRGAEGADVDALVKVITRFSTLVAEHPEITETEMNPLTVSPSGAIALDARAVIDRDALANPPAKYSHLGILPQA, encoded by the coding sequence ATGACCACTGATCTGGATTGTCTGTTCGCACCGCACCGAGTCGCAGTGGTGGGTGCGGGCACGAAACCCACGAATCTCGGGCACATGGTTGTGCGCAACCTGCTGGAGAGCAATTTCCAGGGTGTCGTCTACCCCATCAATCCCAAGCACGAGTCGATCGGCGGCGTCCCGGCATTCCCGAGCGTCCTGGAGACCCCCGAGTCCCCCGACATGGCCATCCTGTGCGTGCCCGCGGCCGGCGTCCTGGGCGTCGTCCAGCAGTGCGCCGAGGCGGGCATCAAGGGCATCGTCTGCCTGGCTGCCGGGTTCCGCGAGGTGGGTCCCGAGGGCCGCGCCATGGAGGACAAGGTCGTCGCCGTCTGCCGGAAGAACGGCATGCGCCTCCTCGGCCCGAACTGCCTGGGCCTCCAGGTTCCCGAGCGCAGGCTCAACGCCACCTTCGCCGCCCACACCCCCAAGCCGGGCAATATCGCCCTGGTCTCCCAGTCCGGCGCCCTGACGGCCGCCCTCATCGAGTGGGCGATCGGCAAGGGCATCGGCTTCTCCAAGATCGCCACCCTGGGCAACGCCGCCGACGTCGAACTGGCCGCCATGCTGGACTACCTGGCCGACGATCCCGAGACCCACTCGGCCGTCGTCTACGCCGAGTCGATCTCCGACGCCCAGGCCTTCACCTCCGCGGCCCGCAGGTTCACCGCCAAGAAGCCCCTCATCGTCTACAAGGCCGGACGCTTCGCCGCCTCCGCCAAGGCCGCCGTCTCCCACACCGGCGCCATGGCCGGTGCCGACTCGGTGTACAACGCCGCCTTCGAGCGGGTCGGCGTCACCCGGGTGCTGCGGATCTCCGACCTGTACCACACCATCGAGCTGCTGGCCGCCGACCGGATCGCCCACAAGCCGACCCTGGCGGTCGTCACCAACGCCGGCGGCCCCGGCGTCATGTCGGTCGACGCCCTGGCCGAGCGCGGCGGACGCCTCGCCGAGATCTCCGAGAGCACCCTGGACGCCCTCAACGAGGTGCTGCCCACCGCCTGGTCCCACGCCAACCCGATCGACGTCCTCGGCGACGCCCCCGCCAAGCGCTACGAGGCCGCCATCGCCGCGGCCGTCACCGAGGAGGACGCCGACGGCATCCTCGTCATCCTCACCCCGCAGGCCATGACCGACATCATCGGCTCGGCCGACGCCGTGATCGCCGCCGCGGCGACCACCACCAAGCCGGTACTGGCCGTGTGGATGGGCGGCGGCGTCGAGAACGACAAGGCCACCGCGAAGCTCGCCGCAGCGGGCATCCCCACCTTCGAGTTCCCCGAGAACGCCGTCGACGCATTCATGAACGAGGTCGCCTCCCAGGACGCCGTCGACGCCGCCGCGGCGTCGATCCCCGCCCCGGCCGACGACTTCACCCCGGACCGTGAGAAGGCCGCCCGACTCATCGCCTCGGTGCCCGAGACCGGGCTGCTCCCCGAGACCGAGACCAAGGAGCTCTTCGACGCCTACGGCATCCCGGTCGCCCTGCCGAAGCTGGCCACCAGCGCCGACCAGGCCGCCGAGCTCGCCGACGCGATGGGCTACCCGGTAGTGGCGAAGATCGCCTCCCCCGACATCACCCACAAGACCGATGTCGGCGGCGTGGTCGTCGGACCGCAGAACGCCGAGGAGGTCAAGGCGGCCTACGAGAAGATCGTCGCCAACGCCACCGCCGCCGTGCCCGAGGCCCGCATCGAGGGAGTCGTCATCGAGCAGATGGTCCCGGCAGGCAATGCCGAGCTCATCCTCGGATCCACCCGCGACGCCTCCTTCGGCCAGACCATCATGGTCGCCGCCGGCGGCACCTCCGCCGAGATCCTCAAGGACTCCGCCCTCCAGCTCGCCCCGGTCGACGCCGGGCTGGCCCGCCGAATGGTCGAGTCGCTGCGGATCTGGCCGCTCATCAAGGGCTACCGCGGCGCCGAGGGTGCCGACGTCGACGCCCTGGTGAAGGTCATCACCCGGTTCTCGACCCTGGTGGCCGAGCACCCGGAGATCACCGAGACCGAGATGAACCCGCTGACCGTCTCTCCGTCGGGGGCCATCGCCCTGGACGCCCGGGCCGTCATCGATCGCGACGCCCTGGCCAACCCCCCGGCCAAGTACTCGCACCTGGGGATCCTGCCGCAGGCCTGA